Sequence from the Fictibacillus arsenicus genome:
TTAAATCCCTTTTGTCAAAAAAATCAAAAAATTATATTGCGGCTTGCCGTTCTATCTGATAACATTAAAAGCGCTTACAACTTTTGCAAACTTGAATGGAAAATTTGCATGATCTGCTTATTTTCTATTTATAAAATAATGATGAATGATTTCTCTGCACGAGTATGTAGAGATGTTAGGCAACATTCTTAAAAGACTTATCACTGTATAAGTTCTTTTGGATGTTGCCTTTTTATTTTGTTTGCTTTAGGTGTAACAAGAAACAATACTTAACAAAATTAACTTTTTAGGGGGGATTTTTGAGATGAAAAAGACAAAAAACCGTTGGCTTATTGCATTGTCGGCTGTTGGTATTCATATTTCAATCGGGTCTGTTTATGCGTGGAGCAACTTCACAAATCCATTAATTGATAAGTTTGGCTGGTCCGCGTCACAAGTACAGATGACGTTCAGTATCGCAATTCTTTTCTTAGGATTGTCAGCTGCATTTCTAGGGCATTTTGTTGAAAAGCATGGTCCGAAAAAAGCAGGTATGCTGGCTGCAATTTTCTTTGGGATTGGTATTGCCGGATCTGGGCTTGCCGTTAATATTGGCTCTTTGCCTCTTCTCTACATTTTTTATGGAGTGCTGGGCGGTATAGGACTAGGCGTAGGATACATCGCACCGGTTTCAACACTTATTAAGTGGTTCCCTGACCGCCGCGGGCTTGCGACTGGACTTGCAATCATGGGCTTTGGTTTTGCGGCCGCAATTAGCTCGCCGATCATGGACGCATTAATCAAGTCCGTTGGGGTAGCGAACACATTCTTTATTTTAGGAATCGCTTATTTTGCAATTATGACACTTTCTTCTCTTTATTTAGAAAAACCAGAAGAGGGCTGGCTGCCGGAAGGATTTAAAGAAAACGTTGAAAGCGGAAAGGTGAAGATCAAGAAGGATCTTTCACAGTTAACCGCTAATGAAGCTGTAAAAACACGCCGTTTCTATTATCTGTGGATCATGCTTTTTATTAACGTAACGTGCGGAATTGCCATTCTTTCCGCTGCAAAACCTCTTGCGCAAGAAAGTATCGGTCTTTCTACAGCAGAGGCTGCGGCACTTGTCGGGGTGCTTGGATTGTTCAATGGATTCGGGCGTATCGGCTGGGCTTCCATTTCGGATTACATCGGGCGTCCAAACACGTACACGACGTTCTTTGTTTTACAGATTGCACTCTTTTTCATGCTGCCGCAAACAACATCATCAATCCTTTTCCAAGTGATGCTTGCGGTCGTTTACACATGTTATGGTGGTGGATTCGCATCGATTCCAGCTTACATCGGCGACTTGTTTGGTACAAAGCAAGTAGGTGCGATTCATGGGTACATCTTAACAGCATGGGCAGCGGCAGGTCTTGCAGGGCCACTGTTCGCAGCATGGATCAAAGACACAACAGGGTCATACGCAAACAGTTTATCATTCTTCTCAGGACTGTTCGTTGTTGCACTCGTCGTTTCAATTTTAGTTCGTTTTGATATGAAACGATTAGCCGCGAAACAAGAGAAGTCAGTTGCATAATCAACTATTGTAAAAATGCAGTGCTTTCATTGGCGGGAAAGCACTGTTTTTCTTTGTGTGAAATGCCTTCTTTTTGAGAAAATATGGTATTGTTAAGACGATACATAATTACAGTCAAAAGGGGAATTTATGAATAACAAACTTGTAGAGATCGTGGAACTAAATGCAGAAAATTGGTATGAATGCTGCACGTTAGAAGTGTCTGAAGAGCAATTAGGTCACATTGAGCCTAATGCAGTTTCAATTGCTCAATCTAAATTTGAACCGACTTTAAAACCTTATGCAATTCATTTTGAAGGCAAAACAGTTGGCTTTCTCATGTTTAATACGATTGAAGAAGAGCTTGGCGGGTATTGGATTTATCGAATCATGATCGATAAGAACTACCAGCAAAAAGGGATAGGGAAAATCGCGACACAATTAATGATTGAAGAAATGAGTACGCTGCCTAATGTTAAAAGAATTGTAGTAGGTTATCATCCAGAGAATTTAGGAGCGCATCAGCTTTATAAAAGTATGGGATTTGTTGATAACGGCGATAGGTTCGGTAAAGAGATGGCCGTTGTCTTGGATATTAAATAAAGTTTTTCGACTGCCTAATTTGGGCAGTCTTTTTTATTGAACAAGGAAAATACAAATATAATTGAAGAAATTTTATTTAAAAGCAAAGAAGACTTTCTGTAGCAATTTCTTACAAAGCTTCTAATACC
This genomic interval carries:
- a CDS encoding GNAT family N-acetyltransferase, which encodes MNNKLVEIVELNAENWYECCTLEVSEEQLGHIEPNAVSIAQSKFEPTLKPYAIHFEGKTVGFLMFNTIEEELGGYWIYRIMIDKNYQQKGIGKIATQLMIEEMSTLPNVKRIVVGYHPENLGAHQLYKSMGFVDNGDRFGKEMAVVLDIK
- a CDS encoding L-lactate MFS transporter; the encoded protein is MKKTKNRWLIALSAVGIHISIGSVYAWSNFTNPLIDKFGWSASQVQMTFSIAILFLGLSAAFLGHFVEKHGPKKAGMLAAIFFGIGIAGSGLAVNIGSLPLLYIFYGVLGGIGLGVGYIAPVSTLIKWFPDRRGLATGLAIMGFGFAAAISSPIMDALIKSVGVANTFFILGIAYFAIMTLSSLYLEKPEEGWLPEGFKENVESGKVKIKKDLSQLTANEAVKTRRFYYLWIMLFINVTCGIAILSAAKPLAQESIGLSTAEAAALVGVLGLFNGFGRIGWASISDYIGRPNTYTTFFVLQIALFFMLPQTTSSILFQVMLAVVYTCYGGGFASIPAYIGDLFGTKQVGAIHGYILTAWAAAGLAGPLFAAWIKDTTGSYANSLSFFSGLFVVALVVSILVRFDMKRLAAKQEKSVA